The Chiloscyllium punctatum isolate Juve2018m chromosome 2, sChiPun1.3, whole genome shotgun sequence genome has a window encoding:
- the zbtb5 gene encoding zinc finger and BTB domain-containing protein 5: protein MDFPGHFEQVFQQLNYQRLHGQLCDCVIVVGSRHFKAHRSVLAACSTHFRALFTVPESDQSLNMVQLDSEVVTAEAFAALVEMMYTSTLMLGESNVMDVLLAASHLHLNSVVKACKHYLTTRTVPMSPTSERLQEQNARMQRSFLLQQLGLSLVSSALSSSQGIDEQVNVNSSLRHHLEDQSTAFPVQRLQKRKAIPDERSKKRMRPSMDESIITEETSENGQAVVHTCEELFTPDSLKLGDGSKTDAAVENNVESAIIFEQAFSTPEDNQVPSQSDNSAVGHSQTSMASQAVHVETAFNQDSANEKSDFHSESTELHVNGNEEQVRIVVKAEPLSSPDPQDEASDVASQAEGSESVEVEGGMPGAEKLELSPESSDRSFSDPQSSTDRVTDIHMLESANTDSKTPFHISTFLNKNRTNSYSGGQNTNDNIPNTTSDGRIENEATYLMGSVPGISVGANSSIAAARLENPFTDGSNTHTHFMRPMHDLLGLSCGQPSSYKAGGEPFRLDFPRPSSGLHSLSRQSIISSRGGASSFPGYRRIAPKMPIVTSVGDASSVSQDIGSNSQIRMLNSTVSAFENNHSLQSGPPQLTRASADVLSKCKKAMSEHNVLVVEGARKYACKICCKTFLTLTDCKKHIRVHTGEKPYACLKCGKRFSQSSHLYKHSKTTCLRWHGSSLPTTLL, encoded by the coding sequence ATGGATTTTCCAGGGCATTTCGAACAAGTCTTCCAGCAGCTGAACTATCAGCGGCTTCATGGGCAGCTCTGTGACTGTGTGATAGTTGTTGGGAGCCGTCATTTCAAAGCCCATCGCTCTGTGCTTGCGGcatgcagtacccactttcgtgCCCTCTTTACTGTTCCAGAGAGCGATCAATCACTGAACATGGTTCAGCTCGACAGTGAAGTAGTTACAGCCGAAGCCTTTGCCGCCCTTGTTGAAATGATGTACACATCCACGCTGATGCTCGGAGAGAGTAACGTTATGGACGTGTTGCTGGCAGCTTCCCACCTTCACCTGAATTCAGTCGTTAAGGCTTGCAAACATTACTTAACAACGAGGACTGTACCTATGTCTCCTACAAGCGAAAGGCTTCAGGAACAAAATGCTCGGATGCAGCGGTCCTTTCTGCTTCAGCAGTTGGGTTTGAGCTTAGTAAGCTCTGCCCTCAGCTCCAGTCAGGGAATAGATGAGCAAGTCAATGTGAACTCATCACTCCGCCATCACTTGGAGGATCAGTCAACTGCATTTCCTGTCCAGCGGTTGCAGAAAAGGaaggccattcctgatgaaagatcaAAGAAAAGGATGAGACCTTCCATGGATGAGTCTATCATCACTGAAGAAACATCAGAAAATGGACAAGCTGTAGTGCACACATGTGAGGAATTATTTACACCAGACTCCCTGAAGCTGGGAGATGGTTCTAAAACTGATGCAGCTGTTGAAAACAATGTGGAAAGTGCTATCATATTTGAGCAGGCCTTCAGCACTCCAGAAGATAACCAGGTGCCCAGTCAGTCAGATAACAGTGCAGTAGGCCATTCTCAAACATCCATGGCTTCTCAAGCGGTTCACGTTGAAACTGCTTTTAATCAAGATTCCGCTAATGAGAAGTCAGATTTCCACTCTGAGAGCACGGAACTTCACGTGAATGGAAATGAGGAGCAGGTCCGAATTGTTGTGAAAGCTGAACCATTGAGCTCACCTGATCCCCAGGATGAGGCCAGTGATGTTGCCTCACAGGCTGAAGGTAGCGAGTCGGTAGAGGTGGAAGGAGGGATGCCTGGCGCAGAAAAACTGGAGCTTAGCCCAGAGAGCAGTGACCGGAGTTTCTCTGATCCCCAGTCCAGTACCGACAGGGTTACAGACATACATATGCTAGAATCTGCAAACACTGACTCAAAAACTCCATTTCACATTTCCACCTTTTTAAATAAGAACCGAACAAATAGCTACAGTGGAGGTCAGAACACTAATGACAACATTCCGAACACAACAAGCGATGGCAGAATAGAAAATGAGGCTACTTATTTAATGGGTTCGGTGCCTGGCATTTCTGTTGGTGCCAACTCTTCAATTGCAGCAGCTCGATTGGAGAATCCATTTACTGATGGTTCCAATACTCATACTCATTTTATGCGACCCATGCATGACTTGCTGGGCCTGTCCTGTGGGCAGCCTTCCAGCTACAAAGCTGGGGGAGAACCATTCAGATTAGATTTTCCTAGACCTAGTTCTGGATTGCATTCATTATCCAGACAATCTATCATTTCATCGCGAGGAGGAGCCAGTAGTTTCCCAGGATATCGTCGCATTGCCCCTAAAATGCCCATTGTTACCTCAGTTGGAGATGCAAGCTCTGTTTCCCAGGATATTGGCTCAAACTCCCAGATCCGAATGTTAAACAGTACCGTTTCTGCTTTTGAGAATAATCATTCTTTGCAGTCAGGTCCTCCCCAGCTGACCCGAGCATCGGCAGACGTGCTTTCGAAGTGTAAGAAAGCCATGTCAGAACACAATGTTTTGGTAGTGGAAGGTGCCCGTAAGTATGCCTGTAAAATCTGCTGCAAGACTTTTCTAACATTAACAGATTGCAAGAAACACATCCGTGTCCACACAGGAGAAAAGCCCTATGCTTGTTTAAAATGTGGGAAAAGATTCAGTCAGTCGAGCCACTTGTACAAGCATTCCAAAACAACCTGCTTGAGATGGCATGGCAGCAGCCTGCCAACAACTCTCCTTTGA
- the LOC140491424 gene encoding glyoxylate reductase/hydroxypyruvate reductase-like: MKAAQQLMKVFVTRRIPKDGLQALSESGICNIQQWDSDEPVPKEELLKGVIGAHGLYCMLSDKIDHEVLQAAGPNLKVISTLSVGFDHLSIDEIKKRGIRVGYTPDVLTDATAELTVALLLATSRRLMEATEEVKNGGWTTWKPLWMCGYGLSGSTVGIVGLGRIGLAIAQRLKPFGVRKFIYTGRQPRPEAAAQIQGEYVPLNKLAEESDFVVISCSFSPETKDMCNADLFSKMKKTAIFINTSRGAVVNQDDLYQALSAGQIAAAGLDVTVPEPLPTDHPLLSLKNCVILPHIGSATYATRNTMSVLTANNLLAGLKGEQMPSELKL, encoded by the exons ATGAAGGCCGCTCAGCAGCTGATGAAAGTGTTCGTGACTCGCCGGATTCCTAAGGACGGTTTGCAGGCTCTGTCCGAGTCCGGGAT TTGCAATATTCAACAATGGGACTCTGATGAGCCAGTACCAAAGGAAGAGTTGCTGAAGGGGGTTATAGGAGCACATGGCCTTTACTGTATGTTGTCGGACAAAATCGATCATGAGGTTTTACAAGCAGCAG GTCCAAATTTGAAAGTCATCAGCACATTGTCTGTTGGATTTGACCACCTCTCTATAGATGAAATTAAAAAGCG GGGAATCCGAGTGGGTTACACCCCTGACGTCCTGACCGATGCCACTGCTGAACTCACCGTGGCTTTGCTCCTGGCAACATCTCGTCGTCTGATGGAGGCAACAGAGGAAGTGAAAAA TGGTGGATGGACAACTTGGAAACCCCTTTGGATGTGTGGTTATGGACTGTCCGGCAGCACTGTGGGAATTGTGGGCTTAGGAAGAATAG GCCTTGCAATTGCACAGCGTCTGAAGCCATTTGGAGTGAGAAAATTCATCTACACTGGACGTCAGCCTCGGCCTGAAGCTGCTGCCCAGATTCAGGGTGAATATG taCCCCTGAATAAGTTAGCTGAAGAATCTGACTTCGTCGTCATATCGTGTTCCTTCAGTCCTGAAACAAAGGATATGTGTAATGCTGACCTGTTTTCCAAAATGAAGAAGACAGCAATTTTTATCAATACAAGCAG AGGAGCTGTAGTGAACCAGGATGATCTTTATCAAGCTCTCTCTGCTGGTCAGATTGCTGCAGCAGGACTAGATGTCACGGTTCCTGAGCCATTACCCACTGATCACCCTCTGCTGTCATTGAAAAACTGTG TTATACTGCCTCACATTGGAAGTGCCACTTATGCGACCAGAAACACCATGTCTGTCCTAACAGCTAACAACCTCCTGGCAGGACTCAAAGGAGAGCAAATGCCAAGTGAACTCAAACTCTAA